In the Rhinoraja longicauda isolate Sanriku21f chromosome 40, sRhiLon1.1, whole genome shotgun sequence genome, one interval contains:
- the tcf20 gene encoding transcription factor 20 isoform X3, producing MVENPGLALKYVTFKQEPAGVRTVQHRSMQSYREQSSYHGNQRLLHPEAQETSRLGDYNQYHQGQMFSGYTNRPVSEGCDQQLYQSFRREPTDYYYARGKELTATQAQRRLAGSLQSGYGAQQAAGYSVQYLSEGQWRMPHTSMPGYGHFEQDVYTSQFSPGTVQQQLRHQTFQATPGSQVPSSSAHLSQLIHQSSSGLLAKYQHRAAQYNPQQFQSSSSISTTTTTTSTTSSSSSPISYLSPQGYSQPPGQAFDGYHTSASSQCDGYPVNATVAAGYGTPAVYSYQPPVSKPCFEQAKPLAGQQHGHRALQYSTPSKLALLNQQFASYCSADIPAKSPMPFHQNFSPGSNASPATPVAQSPSCSSTPSPLLVNSDSLQCGAGSMGMGARSRILQQMPQPSPTPVGLMPSPSSQSGAYEGFGLEGGGEKRVSDLGLSSLTALSSQVANIPNTVQHLLISDSLALHRRHARRSAKRPGAPGELPGPEEQLKSPLAESLDGGCSSSSEDHAERVRQLSGQSGCSDQVFKPRIPANAICSPAGSHGNGAGRPLSKEELMVQMCQEGKSGAMATLAEQATRPGEKPVGVIVSREAMGSREDVLGIAGQEDEHSRQTPFPVGSEKAPGRNQQPNSRGSAVISVAQNGNGLGHQGATLPNDPMAARLDSAKSPSCLVYGFRDMPRNEGGYPQMQYPAVPYGQAEPDQFALGDRKAVPSKAEKSHSLLQEALQANYSGRKFHPNYLPDLQYSGFMDPSQQPGYPVRQMIELARKDVHGNALAPPSGWGDGRAACPGFGTEQARADLEAQLESAMSERKSVICDVSPSRPFGRSSTPLSCGQPHDQDFVRNMKGGDRFCKAGQSVIQPGIPMMTEARIKGEMGQSLCQQRTSGHPDSRDARTLSPHWKYDPSDLVRGPTMISTPLPMGPTGSFPHQALNNRSTRGRRPYGRGAGRGRGRRKPSARAAGNTFLTRASFVKQEVMPESGRVGHFGQPCDHMPPSLDKVTLYPCSTNSDTLSSLLTKQVNSCSSGVESEATMRYPINSQKQMQNPEGMGGWTDTIDGKTLAPEICRSGMLKEPRLFDATQQYMSGHPSFQMFSPQGQDIQSPQLDEQSTATGNHSPRKQNNTIRQEDASVQSYILSRRRIRSFISPIPAKRFCQEPKAKDPMTPPDPNSSQCSAGPMPVQKAEPGDECQQMNDEKGSPGGNLSPAASLASPGKTKTLPPQKGRGLKLEAIVQKITSPNGRKFPPTGMLDGASDSLTLEDILSVKEAGWERASAAMVQPGFKVDGDAKEGDVTAHGPGCTREVGHANCSEICTGSAPSARAPHHPDSKQCGSPCPLPCSLAHQAGEGATGITPKAERSIKGYFPSGKKRGRPLGSINKQKRHQEECQGPLTLEESEEEMAKPEVGPERKKPASHQRRRRKRLQGPILLPEEPEIKLKHTLRTVRWRRGETQDKGFSPYVLLERKREAALCTIINNHDDQNRAQKGVKGEQGLACTPPPSCAGKALPTSSHMVQGPVVTDSSTLGILVCCLCGKCANHRDLGDLFGPYYPHQYAATLPKNPPPKKMAPVPSRVVRHRSMPDLLKTSQSGDEGKEFGTVPGHPRFKRRHYSEDCTPSWASPRSSKGHRRCHCCVKTSVDLRTQRFKSVLGPQVELQLPQLPLDPNELWIHESCVLWASGVYLISGRLYGLQEAVEMARETIAF from the exons CTTCGAGCAGGACGTGTACACCAGCCAGTTTTCCCCTGGCACCGTGCAGCAGCAGTTGCGACATCAGACCTTCCAAGCGACGCCGGGCAGCCAAGTCCCCTCCTCTTCTGCTCACCTCTCCCAGCTCATCCACCAGTCCAGCTCGGGCCTGCTGGCCAAGTACCAGCACCGCGCAGCCCAGTATAACCCACAGCAGTTCCAgtcctcctcctccatctccaccaccactaccaccacctccaccacctcctcctcctcctcccccatctcctacCTGTCTCCTCAAGGCTACAGCCAGCCTCCCGGGCAGGCCTTCGATGGCTATCACACCAGTGCCAGCAGCCAGTGCGATGGCTATCCAGTCAATGCCACAGTTGCCGCTGGTTACGGGACCCCAGCAGTGTACAGCTACCAGCCGCCTGTATCCAAACCCTGCTTCGAACAGGCGAAGCCACTGGCAGGCCAGCAACATGGCCATCGGGCCCTGCAATACTCCACTCCCTCCAAGCTGGCTCTGCTCAACCAGCAGTTTGCTTCCTACTGTTCGGCCGACATTCCCGCCAAGTCGCCCATGCCATTCCATCAGAACTTCAGCCCCGGTTCCAACGCGTCCCCAGCCACCCCCGTGGCCCAGTCCCCCTCGTGCAGCTCCACCCCGTCCCCTCTGTTGGTCAACAGCGACAGCCTTCAGTGTGGGGCAGGATCCATGGGCATGGGGGCGAGGAGCCGCATCCTGCAGCAGATGCCCCAACCCAGCCCCACACCAGTGGGGCTGATGCCCAGTCCCAGCTCCCAGTCCGGGGCCTATGAAGGCTTTGgtctggaggggggtggggagaagcggGTGTCCGACCTGGGCCTGAGCAGCCTGACGGCCCTGAGCTCGCAGGTGGCCAACATCCCCAACACTGTGCAGCACCTGCTGATCTCTGACTCGCTGGCGCTGCACCGCAGGCACGCCCGCCGCTCCGCGAAGAGGCCTGGCGCCCCGGGCGAGCTCCCTGGCCCCGAGGAGCAGCTGAAGTCTCCTCTAGCGGAGTCCCTGGACGGCGGCTGCTCCAGCTCATCGGAGGACCACGCGGAGCGGGTACGGCAGCTCAGCGGGCAGAGCGGCTGCTCCGACCAGGTCttcaagccccgcatccccgccAATGCCATCTGCTCGCCCGCCGGTTCCCACGGCAACGGCGCTGGCCGGCCCCTGTCCAAGGAGGAGCTGATGGTCCAGATGTGCCAGGAGGGCAAAAGTGGCGCCATGGCAACGCTGGCAGAGCAGGCGACGCGGCCGGGTGAGAAACCGGTGGGGGTGATCGTGTCCAGGGAGGCGATGGGCAGTAGGGAGGATGTGTTGGGCATCGCTGGGCAAGAGGACGAGCATTCTAGGCAGACCCCCTTCCCTGTTGGCAGCGAGAAAGCACCCGGACGCAACCAGCAACCAAACAGTCGTGGCAGCGCGGTGATATCAGTGGCCCAGAATGGGAATGGCCTCGGGCACCAAGGAGCCACGCTGCCCAATGACCCCATGGCTGCAAGGCTGGACTCCGCTAAGTCGCCCAGCTGCCTGGTGTACGGTTTCCGTGacatgcccaggaacgaaggcgGCTACCCGCAGATGCAGTACCCGGCCGTTCCTTACGGCCAAGCAGAGCCCGACCAGTTCGCTCTCGGAGACCGGAAGGCCGTCCCAAGTAAGGCTGAGAAGAGCCACAGCTTGCTCCAAGAAGCTCTGCAAGCCAACTATTCCGGGAGAAAGTTTCACCCAAATTATCTCCCCGACCTGCAGTATTCGGGATTCATGGATCCCTCGCAACAGCCGGGCTACCCAGTGCGGCAAATGATCGAGCTGGCGAGGAAGGATGTGCATGGCAATGCCCtggcaccaccctctggctggggAGATGGGAGAGCGGCCTGCCCCGGCTTTGGCACCGAGCAGGCCAGGGCTGACCTGGAGGCCCAACTGGAAAGCGCCATGTCGGAGAGGAAGTCGGTCATCTGCGACGTTTCCCCCTCCCGCCCCTTTGGCCGCAGCTCCACGCCGCTGAGCTGCGGGCAGCCTCACGACCAAGACTTTGTCCGGAACATGAAGGGAGGAGATAGGTTTTGCAAAGCAGGCCAGTCTGTCATCCAGCCAGGTATTCCTATGATGACAGAAGCACGAATTAAAGGTGAGATGGGCCAAAGCCTGTGTCAGCAAAGGACCTCTGGTCACCCTGACAGCAGAGATGCCAGGACACTCTCTCCCCACTGGAAGTACGATCCTTCAGACCTGGTCAGGGGTCCCACCATGATCTCCACTCCACTGCCCATGGGACCCACCGGCAGCTTTCCCCACCAAGCCCTGAACAACCGATCCACCAGGGGGCGGCGGCCGTACggaaggggggcagggagaggcagggggaggaGGAAACCCTCGGCTCGGGCAGCCGGCAACACTTTCCTGACCAGAGCGTCATTTGTCAAACAGGAAGTTATGCCAGAATCTGGCAGAGTTGGGCATTTCGGCCAACCTTGCGATCACATGCCGCCCTCGTTGGACAAGGTCACCCTGTATCCCTGTTCTACAAACTCCGACACGCTGTCCTCCCTGTTAACCAAGCAAGTCAACTCTTGTTCCTCGGGCGTGGAGTCAGAAGCCACTATGAGGTATCCAATTAATTCACAGAAGCAAATGCAGAATCCTGAAGGCATGGGCGGCTGGACAGACACAATTGATGGGAAAACCCTGGCTCCCGAGATCTGCAGGAGCGGGATGCTGAAAGAGCCAAGGCTCTTTGATGCTACGCAACAGTACATGAGTGGTCATCCTTCATTCCAGATGTTTTCACCTCAGGGTCAAGACATCCAAAGCCCACAGCTGGATGAACAGTCAACAGCCACAGGCAACCATTCGCCGAGAAAGCAAAACAATACAATACGTCAAGAGGACGCCTCGGTTCAGTCCTACATTTTGTCGAGGAGAAGGATAAGATCTTTTATATCGCCTATTCCAGCCAAACGATTTTGCCAAGAGCCAAAAGCCAAGGATCCGATGACCCCTCCTGACCCCAACAGCTCACAGTGCAGTGCCGGCCCGATGCCGGTGCAGAAGGCTGAGCCTGGTGATGAGTGCCAGCAGATGAACGATGAGAAGGGCAGCCCTGGTGGGAACCTGTCTCCAGCCGCTTCCCTCGCCAGTCCCGGCAAGACTAAAACCTTGCCGCCGCAGAAGGGCCGCGGCCTGAAGCTGGAAGCCATCGTCCAGAAGATCACATCGCCCAATGGCCGGAAGTTTCCCCCGACTGGGATGCTCGATGGGGCCTCCGACAGCCTGACACTGGAGGACATCCTGTCGGtcaaggaggcagggtgggagaggGCCAGTGCGGCAATGGTGCAGCCTGGGTTCAAGGTGGACGGTGATGCCAAGGAGGGGGACGTGACGGCGCATGGCCCTGGGTGTACCCGTGAGGTGGGCCATGCCAACTGCTCCGAGATCTGCACGGGCTCCGCCCCATCTGCTCGGGCACCACATCATCCTGACTCCAAGCAGTGCGGCTCTCCGTGCCCTCTGCCCTGTTCCCTGGCGCACCAGGCTGGTGAAGGTGCCACTGGCATCACCCCCAAGGCAGAGAGGTCCATTAAAGGCTACTTCCCATCGGGCAAGAAGCGAGGAAGGCCGCTGGGCAGCATCAACAAGCAGAAGCGGCATCAGGAGGAGTGCCAGggcccactgaccctggaggagtcGGAGGAGGAGATGGCCAAACCCGAGGTGGGGCCCGAGAGAAAGAAACCGGCCTCCCACCAGCGGAGGCGCCGCAAGCGGCTCCAGGGTCCCATCCTGCTGCCCGAAGAGCCGGAAATTAAACTGAAGCACACGCTTCGAACTGTACGCTGGAGGCGGGGAGAAACCCAGGACAAAGGCTTCTCTCCATATGTGCTGCTGGAGAGGAAGCGAGAGGCTGCCCTCTGCACCATTATCAACAACCACGATGATCAAAACAGGGCCCAgaaaggggtgaagggggagcagggcctggcctgcaccccaccACCCAGTTGCGCTGGCAAGGCCTTGCCCACGTCCTCGCATATGGTGCAGGGCCCGGTGGTGACTGACTCCTCCACCCTCGGCATCCTGGTCTGCTGCCTGTGCGGCAAGTGCGCCAATCACCGTGATCTGGGCGATCTTTTTGGACCCTACTACCCACACCAGTATGCCGCCACCCTGCCCAAGAACCCACCCCCGAAGAAGATGGCGCCGGTGCCAAGCAGGGTGGTGAGGCACCGGAGCATGCCCGACCTGCTAAAGACCAGCCAGTCGGGAGACGAGGGCAAGGAGTTTGGGACTGTCCCGGGGCACCCCAGGTTCAAAAGGCGTCACTACAGCGAAGATTGCACCCCTTCCTGGGCTAGTCCCAGGAGCAGCAAAGGGCACCGGCGCTGCCACTGCTGCGTAAAGACTTCTGTCGACTTACGGACtcagagatttaaaagtgtgctCGGCCCGCAGGTGGAGCTGcagctccctcaactacctctcgACCCCAACGAACTGTGGATCCACGAGTCCTGTGTGCTCTGGGCCAGCGGGGTTTACCTGATCTCTGGGAGACTCTACGGACTGCAAGAGGCTGTAGAAATGGCCAGAGAAACG ATTGCTTTCTGA